Proteins encoded within one genomic window of Haloferax volcanii DS2:
- a CDS encoding M24 family metallopeptidase — protein MSGTRGTMAVDWEQRIDVKRMREERKDRALSRMRDAGLGSMLLIDDPNIRYVTGLAMTGGSGADHYSLLLEDGTVVHWDTADHASNQRYNCPWLTDVRYGCPGLGNVPRASGRDSARSFLLDKMAQTVVDALDEYGLANEAMGIDTGHAGLLDAFESKGIDARPAECAAVMEDARKTKTEDEIECLRQVAAICEAGFQTIAENAKPGARESEVWGDAVRELWRHGAMAQGGYLTSGPNTWPKHQANTTDRLIRPGDLVYADFYNVGYLGYRSCYYRTFSMGEPTDEQRDAYETARDNLYAVLDEIEPGKTTDEIAAAFPDMAGEHADWYGADDHWQLTTNHWAHGLGLQLYEVPLIWRGLSPDHPIEIEAGMTMAVETQEPAGRQGVRVEEMVVVRDDGVELLSQWPVEEITTIEY, from the coding sequence ATGAGCGGGACCCGCGGGACGATGGCCGTCGACTGGGAACAGCGCATCGACGTAAAGCGGATGCGCGAGGAGCGGAAGGACCGCGCCCTCTCGCGGATGCGCGATGCGGGTCTCGGGAGTATGCTCCTCATCGACGACCCGAACATCCGGTACGTGACCGGGTTGGCGATGACCGGCGGGTCGGGCGCGGACCACTACTCGCTGCTTCTGGAAGACGGCACGGTCGTCCACTGGGACACCGCCGACCACGCGAGCAATCAGCGGTACAACTGCCCGTGGCTGACCGACGTTCGCTACGGCTGTCCCGGACTGGGGAACGTCCCGCGGGCGTCCGGCCGCGACTCGGCCCGGTCGTTCCTCCTCGACAAGATGGCCCAGACCGTCGTCGACGCCCTCGACGAGTACGGCCTCGCGAACGAGGCGATGGGCATCGACACCGGCCACGCGGGGCTGCTCGACGCCTTCGAATCGAAGGGCATCGACGCCCGGCCGGCCGAGTGCGCGGCGGTGATGGAAGACGCCCGAAAGACCAAGACCGAAGACGAAATCGAATGTCTGCGACAGGTCGCGGCCATCTGCGAGGCGGGCTTTCAGACCATCGCGGAGAACGCGAAACCGGGCGCGCGGGAGTCGGAGGTGTGGGGCGACGCCGTCCGCGAACTCTGGCGGCACGGCGCGATGGCGCAGGGCGGCTACCTCACGTCGGGGCCGAACACGTGGCCGAAGCACCAAGCGAACACGACGGACCGGCTGATTCGCCCCGGCGATCTCGTCTACGCCGACTTCTACAACGTCGGCTACCTCGGCTACCGGTCGTGTTACTACCGGACCTTCTCGATGGGCGAGCCGACCGACGAACAGCGCGACGCCTACGAGACGGCCCGCGACAACCTCTACGCCGTCCTCGACGAAATCGAGCCGGGGAAGACCACCGACGAAATCGCGGCGGCGTTCCCGGACATGGCGGGCGAACACGCCGACTGGTACGGCGCGGACGACCACTGGCAGCTGACGACCAACCACTGGGCCCACGGCCTCGGCCTCCAACTGTACGAGGTGCCGCTCATCTGGCGCGGCCTCTCGCCGGACCATCCCATAGAAATCGAGGCGGGGATGACGATGGCCGTCGAGACCCAGGAACCGGCGGGGAGACAGGGCGTCCGCGTCGAGGAGATGGTCGTCGTCCGCGACGACGGCGTCGAACTCCTCAGCCAGTGGCCCGTCGAGGAGATAACGACTATCGAGTACTGA
- a CDS encoding hydantoinase B/oxoprolinase family protein gives MSDREVDPVTLEIMRNQFESVAEEMGQVLITSSYSPNIKERRDCSTALFDADGRLVAQAEHIPVHLGAMPEAVDTVLDYGPEPGDVFVLNDPFEGGTHLPDVTMVSPLSVDGEVLGYAVSRAHHADVGGMTPGSMPAGAREIYQEGLRLPPVRLVAGGETNDDVLSLLLANVRNPGERRADIRAQLAANERAEERLADLVGEHGRSRVLAAFDAVMDYSRNRVTAELRDLPDGEYRARDVLEGDGVTDDDIPVEVTATVDGDTVAFDFDGTADQVAGNVNAPLAVAKSAVYFVVRCVTDPEIPPNQGCYDPISVEVPDGSLLNPDAPAAVVGGNVETSQRVTDVVFAALADAAPERVPAQGQGTMNNLTIGSRVGGSDGFTYYETIGGGFGGRAGGDGMGGVQVGMTNTLNTPVEALEAEYPLFVEAYGLREGSGGRGEFRGGLGIVRSVTVEADATVSLLTERRRVAPRGIAGGEDGATGQNLVDGEAVPSKTTRDVPAGTTVTVRTPGGGGYGDPDDRDADARRRDREDGKAE, from the coding sequence ATGAGCGACCGCGAGGTCGACCCCGTGACGCTCGAAATCATGCGCAACCAGTTCGAGAGCGTCGCCGAGGAGATGGGACAGGTGCTCATCACCTCGTCGTACTCGCCGAACATCAAGGAGCGCCGCGACTGCTCGACGGCGCTGTTCGACGCCGACGGCCGCCTCGTCGCGCAGGCCGAACACATCCCGGTCCACCTCGGCGCGATGCCCGAGGCCGTCGACACGGTCCTCGACTACGGCCCGGAACCGGGCGACGTGTTCGTCCTCAACGACCCCTTCGAGGGCGGGACGCACCTGCCCGACGTGACGATGGTCTCGCCGCTTTCGGTCGACGGCGAGGTGCTCGGCTACGCCGTCTCGCGGGCGCACCACGCCGACGTGGGCGGGATGACGCCCGGCAGCATGCCCGCCGGCGCGCGCGAAATCTATCAGGAGGGGCTCAGACTCCCGCCGGTCAGACTCGTCGCCGGCGGCGAGACCAACGACGACGTGCTGTCGCTCCTCCTCGCCAACGTCCGCAACCCCGGCGAGCGCCGCGCCGACATCCGCGCGCAACTCGCGGCGAACGAGCGCGCCGAGGAGCGACTGGCCGACCTCGTCGGGGAACACGGTCGGTCCCGCGTTCTCGCGGCGTTCGACGCCGTGATGGACTACTCCCGGAACCGCGTCACCGCGGAACTGCGCGACCTGCCCGACGGCGAGTACCGCGCCCGCGACGTGCTCGAAGGCGACGGCGTGACCGACGACGACATCCCAGTCGAGGTGACCGCGACGGTCGACGGCGACACCGTCGCGTTCGACTTCGACGGCACGGCCGACCAGGTCGCCGGCAACGTCAACGCGCCGCTCGCGGTCGCCAAGAGCGCGGTGTACTTCGTCGTTCGCTGCGTCACCGACCCCGAAATACCGCCGAACCAGGGCTGTTACGACCCCATCTCGGTCGAGGTCCCCGACGGCTCACTCCTCAACCCCGACGCCCCCGCGGCGGTCGTCGGCGGCAACGTCGAGACCAGCCAGCGCGTGACCGACGTGGTCTTCGCGGCGCTCGCCGACGCGGCCCCCGAGCGCGTCCCCGCGCAGGGACAGGGGACGATGAACAACCTGACCATCGGCAGTCGCGTCGGCGGTTCGGACGGCTTCACCTACTACGAGACCATCGGCGGCGGCTTCGGCGGCCGCGCCGGCGGCGACGGTATGGGCGGCGTGCAGGTCGGGATGACCAACACGCTCAACACGCCGGTCGAGGCGCTGGAAGCCGAGTACCCGCTTTTCGTCGAGGCGTACGGCCTCCGCGAGGGAAGCGGCGGCCGCGGCGAGTTCCGCGGCGGCCTCGGCATCGTCCGGTCGGTCACGGTCGAGGCCGACGCGACCGTCTCGCTTCTCACCGAGCGCCGGCGGGTCGCGCCCCGCGGCATCGCCGGCGGCGAGGACGGGGCGACGGGACAGAATCTCGTCGACGGCGAGGCGGTCCCGTCGAAGACGACCCGCGACGTGCCCGCGGGGACGACTGTCACGGTTCGGACGCCGGGCGGCGGCGGCTACGGCGACCCCGACGACCGCGACGCCGACGCACGCCGCCGGGACCGCGAGGACGGCAAGGCGGAGTAG